Proteins encoded together in one Telopea speciosissima isolate NSW1024214 ecotype Mountain lineage chromosome 6, Tspe_v1, whole genome shotgun sequence window:
- the LOC122665129 gene encoding transcription elongation factor 1 homolog has translation MGKRKSSAKPAPKKKMEKLESVFNCPFCNHEKSVNCTIDRKEMIGELTCCICQEKYSTAINNLSEPIDIYSEWIDECEKVNDMDGEISPRSPPLTHHDSW, from the exons ATGGGGAAGAGGAAGTCAAGTGCAAAGCCAGctccaaagaagaagatggaaaagCTTGAGTCTGTCTTTAACTGCCCCTTCTGCAACCATGAAAAATCTGTTAACTGCACCAT TGACAGGAAAGAAATGATTGGAGAACTAACATGTTGCATTTGCCAAGAGAAATACAGCACTGCCATTAATA ATCTTAGTGAACCCATTGATAT TTACAGTGAATGGATTGATGAATGTGAAAAGGTGAATGACATGGACGGCGAGATTTCTCCTAGGTCACCTCCTCTAACACACCATGATTCCTGGTGA